The proteins below come from a single Mytilus edulis chromosome 5, xbMytEdul2.2, whole genome shotgun sequence genomic window:
- the LOC139524803 gene encoding uncharacterized protein, protein MSGDIVQSSGDNNNNGTNKRKRDDLEDRIANLENTTKEEVVKNLKEKINSDIDLEKIEGRMDELDKRITCSSGHKRKKSFQGSFLQFLQDLDCKHLSVCTPDDIRRFLIWNDFSGKTTIHGVHCKHLGQKGEFDCFCPKRLASGTVEGVINQLVNIFDDNGFGRYWDIFSKSGNPACAPIVKEYLKLIREEQASAHVLPKQAKPIFLSKIKAMCSYIDREIKSPGLSLRERYILYRDRAWMKLQFFAGDRASDVSLVVAQEVKVLNDNSGLVFQHTFGKTLRGDKGKSNTFVIKKCDDLSICPVQGLLDYVNFCQVSTVDMSVGYLFRIVSEKGRVLDKAVNYSVMYERLRYYLSLLGIYEGETPHRFRSGCAVTMALSGAAENVDQAMKHIGWFGRTSAEYYSRIHTLVDAGSIALRLSQVANGSENIETVFKEQADYSSLVHVFNKE, encoded by the exons ATGAGTGGTGACATTGTGCAGAGTAGTGGTGACAACAACAACAATGGGACAAATAAAAGGAAGAGGGACGATTTGGAAGACAGGATTGCTAACTTAGAGAATACTACAAAAGAAGAAGTTGTTAAGAACTTAAAGGAGAAG ATAAATAGTGACattgatttggaaaaaattgAGGGAAGAATGGACGAGTTAGATAAACGAATAACTTGTTCATCAGGTCACAAGAGGAAGAAAAGTTTTCAAGGTTCTTTTCTCCAATTTCTCCAAGATTTAGATTGCAAACATTTGTCAGTTTGTACACCTGATGATATTCGAAGATTTTTAATTTGGAATGATTTTTCTGGAAAAACTACTATTCACGGTGTTCATTGCAAACATTTAGGCCAAAAGGGGGAGTTTGACTGTTTTTGTCCAAAACGACTGGCTTCCGGTACAGTTGAAGGGGTGATTAATCAATTGGTTAATATATTTGATGATAATGGCTTTGGGAGATATTGGGACATTTTTTCTAAGTCTGGTAACCCTGCTTGTGCCCCCATAGTAAAAGAATATCTTAAACTAATCAGGGAAGAACAAGCCAGTGCACATGTATTGCCAAAACAAGCTAAGcctatatttttatcaaaaattaaggCAATGTGTTCATACATTGATAGGGAAATTAAAAGTCCTGGTCTGTCATTACGGGAGAGGTATATTCTGTATAGAGATAGAGCTTGGATGAAACTACAATTTTTTGCAGGTGATAGGGCTAGTGACGTTTCTTTAGTTGTTGCTCAGGAGGTAAAAGTATTAAATGATAATAGTGGCTTGGTTTTTCAACATACGTTTGGAAAGACACTCCGAGGTGATAAGGGAAAGAGTAATACATTTGTTATTAAAAAGTGTGATGACTTGTCTATTTGTCCTGTACAAGGTCTGCTTGATTATGTTAATTTTTGCCAAGTCAGTACAGTTGATATGTCAGTAGGTTATTTGTTCAGAATAGTTTCTGAAAAAGGCAGAGTGTTGGATAAGGCTGTCAATTACTCTGTCATGTATGAGAGATTGCGTTATTACTTATCACTGTTGGGAATTTATGAAGGAGAAACCCCCCATAGATTTCGATCAGGTTGTGCAGTTACCATGGCTTTATCAGGGGCAGCTGAAAATGTAGACCAGGCAATGAAACATATTGGTTGGTTTGGCAGAACAAGTGCCGAGTACTATAGTAGAATTCATACATTAGTTGATGCAGGCAGTATTGCATTGAGATTATCTCAAGTTGCAAATGGGTCTGAAAATATTGAAACTGTATTTAAAGAACAAGCTGACTATTCTAGTTTAGTTCATGTTTTTAACAAAGAGTAA